One window of Salegentibacter sp. Hel_I_6 genomic DNA carries:
- a CDS encoding xylulokinase, with protein sequence MYFLGIDLGSSSIKLSVLDAEKGTTIASAKVPEFEMEIAAPKFGWAEQNPEDWWENLKKGFDILKNKKGVDLKKIKGIGIAYQMHGLVLTDNNLNPVRPSIIWCDSRAVEIGEEAYKAIGEEISQNQILGSPGNFTASKLKWVKENEPEIFKKTSYMMLPGDYIAAKLSGVPQISTSGLSEAALWDFSKGKLATEVLDKMGLSEDFIPEIVPSFGDQATVSSDIANELGLDPDTKINYRAGDQPNNAFSLNALKPGDIATTAGTSAVMYAVSSENTFDPESRVNTFLHVNNTEKAKHNGVLLCINGSGILYQWLRKIISVGREELIPYEKLNEEAAKVEPGSKGLRFYPFGNGVERIFSNKEVNSGIENLNYNIHQPAHLIRSACEGIVFAMNYGFEVMQSIGIEGKVVRAGKDNLFLSPVFREIFVNTTQTTLELYNTSGAEGAARGAAVGYGFYKEMDEAFSSLECLERMEPEEKLSKQYQEIYQEWKQNIKIKE encoded by the coding sequence ATGTATTTTTTAGGAATAGATTTAGGAAGCTCTTCAATCAAATTATCGGTATTAGATGCTGAAAAAGGAACAACTATAGCTTCGGCTAAAGTTCCCGAATTTGAAATGGAGATCGCGGCCCCAAAATTTGGATGGGCAGAACAAAACCCAGAAGATTGGTGGGAAAACTTGAAAAAAGGGTTTGATATTCTTAAAAACAAAAAAGGAGTCGACCTTAAAAAAATTAAAGGAATTGGTATTGCATATCAAATGCACGGACTTGTTTTAACCGATAATAATTTAAATCCGGTTAGGCCATCTATAATTTGGTGTGATAGTCGTGCCGTTGAAATTGGAGAGGAGGCTTATAAAGCTATTGGAGAAGAAATTAGCCAAAATCAAATATTAGGCAGCCCGGGTAATTTTACGGCTTCTAAGTTAAAGTGGGTAAAGGAAAACGAACCCGAAATTTTTAAAAAAACATCTTATATGATGCTTCCCGGGGATTATATTGCGGCTAAATTATCCGGGGTTCCTCAAATAAGTACATCAGGCTTATCTGAAGCGGCTTTATGGGACTTTTCAAAAGGAAAATTAGCAACTGAGGTTTTAGACAAAATGGGGCTTTCCGAAGATTTTATCCCGGAAATTGTTCCGAGTTTTGGAGACCAGGCTACAGTAAGTTCAGATATTGCAAATGAACTTGGACTTGATCCCGACACAAAAATAAATTACCGGGCTGGAGATCAACCTAACAATGCTTTTTCACTTAACGCTTTAAAGCCTGGTGATATTGCTACCACCGCTGGGACCTCTGCAGTCATGTACGCAGTAAGTTCAGAAAACACTTTTGATCCTGAAAGCCGGGTGAATACGTTTTTACACGTTAACAACACCGAAAAAGCTAAACATAATGGGGTTCTTTTATGTATTAATGGTTCAGGTATTCTTTATCAATGGCTACGTAAAATAATTTCAGTGGGAAGGGAAGAACTTATTCCTTACGAGAAATTAAACGAAGAAGCTGCAAAAGTAGAACCGGGAAGTAAAGGCCTTCGCTTCTATCCTTTTGGAAATGGTGTAGAACGTATTTTCAGCAATAAAGAAGTGAATTCAGGCATAGAAAACCTTAACTATAATATTCACCAACCGGCACACCTCATAAGATCTGCCTGCGAAGGGATTGTTTTCGCCATGAATTATGGCTTTGAAGTGATGCAATCTATAGGTATAGAAGGCAAAGTAGTAAGAGCGGGAAAGGACAACCTGTTCTTAAGTCCAGTGTTTCGGGAAATTTTTGTAAACACGACTCAAACTACTCTAGAACTTTACAACACCTCTGGTGCCGAGGGTGCAGCTCGTGGCGCAGCTGTAGGCTATGGCTTTTACAAAGAAATGGACGAAGCTTTTAGCAGCCTAGAGTGTTTGGAAAGAATGGAACCTGAAGAAAAATTAAGTAAGCAGTATCAGGAGATTTATCAGGAATGGAAACAAAATATTAAAATTAAAGAATAA
- the xylA gene encoding xylose isomerase: MSNNTFFKGIDKIKFEGRESSNPLAYKWYDENKVVAGKTLKEHLRFAVAYWHTFNNKGGDPFGAETETFEWDKKENVIDRAKDKMDAAFEFIEKLGIPYYCFHDIDVVDDCSSLSEFEKRMETMVDYAKQKQQETGIKLLWGTSNLFSDPRYMNGASTNPDFNVVARASAQAKIAIDATIALNGENYVFWGGREGYMSLLNTDMKREQDHLAQFLTTCRDYARKQGFKGNFLIEPKPMEPTKHQYDYDTATSIGFLKNYGLEKDFKINIEVNHATLAGHTFQHELQTAVDANMLGSIDANRGDYQNGWDTDQFPIDVYEVTEAMLVILEGGGIQGGGINFDAKVRRNSTDLDDKFIAHIAGMDAFARGLIAADNVLQNTNYKKLRKDRYASFDSGNGSKFEKGDLSLEEISKIAKELGEPKQISGKQELYESIIANSY; the protein is encoded by the coding sequence ATGAGTAACAACACATTTTTTAAAGGAATAGATAAGATCAAATTTGAAGGCAGGGAGAGTTCAAATCCTTTGGCTTACAAATGGTATGATGAGAATAAAGTAGTAGCAGGCAAAACGCTTAAAGAGCATCTAAGATTTGCTGTAGCTTACTGGCATACGTTCAATAACAAAGGTGGAGATCCTTTTGGTGCCGAGACTGAGACTTTTGAATGGGATAAAAAGGAAAACGTAATAGACCGTGCGAAAGATAAAATGGACGCCGCTTTTGAGTTTATTGAAAAACTGGGAATTCCATACTATTGTTTTCACGATATAGATGTAGTGGACGACTGTTCTTCGCTTTCTGAATTTGAAAAGCGTATGGAAACTATGGTTGATTACGCTAAACAAAAGCAACAGGAAACCGGAATAAAATTATTGTGGGGAACATCTAATCTATTTAGCGATCCACGGTATATGAATGGTGCTTCTACTAACCCAGATTTTAATGTGGTAGCCCGTGCCAGTGCACAGGCAAAAATTGCTATAGATGCTACCATTGCTTTAAATGGTGAAAATTATGTATTCTGGGGAGGTCGTGAAGGTTATATGAGCCTTTTAAATACCGATATGAAGCGTGAACAGGATCATTTAGCACAATTCCTTACTACTTGCCGTGATTATGCAAGAAAACAAGGTTTTAAAGGAAATTTCCTTATTGAACCAAAACCTATGGAGCCAACAAAACACCAGTATGATTATGATACTGCTACTTCAATAGGATTTTTAAAGAATTACGGCCTGGAAAAAGATTTCAAAATAAATATTGAAGTAAACCATGCTACGCTGGCAGGCCATACTTTTCAGCACGAATTACAAACCGCTGTAGATGCGAATATGCTGGGTAGTATTGATGCCAACCGTGGAGATTACCAAAATGGTTGGGATACTGATCAATTTCCTATAGATGTTTATGAAGTAACCGAAGCTATGTTGGTAATTCTTGAAGGTGGAGGAATTCAAGGTGGAGGAATCAATTTTGATGCGAAAGTTAGAAGAAATTCTACCGATCTTGACGATAAATTTATAGCACATATTGCTGGTATGGATGCTTTTGCACGCGGACTTATCGCTGCAGACAACGTACTACAGAACACCAACTACAAGAAGCTTAGAAAAGATCGTTACGCTTCTTTTGATAGTGGTAACGGAAGCAAATTTGAGAAAGGAGATCTTTCTCTTGAAGAAATTAGCAAAATAGCTAAAGAGCTTGGTGAGCCAAAACAAATAAGTGGCAAGCAAGAGCTTTATGAGTCAATTATTGCAAATTCTTATTAA
- a CDS encoding CRTAC1 family protein has translation MPELLKETADNQFFISDNIYASTVRIAYFDSLSKVGPENQKERYQLKKADVLLYAGRTKEAINILENLRKKSENGALRYKLEAYEEEKIGPQLALAYMRLGEQQNCIHHHDASASCIIPIKPEGYHQVPEGSRKAISLYEEFLKQNSHDYNSRWLLNIAYMTLGEYPEGVPEKWLIPESAFESEFPLKKFEDVAPKLGLNVNELSGGGIVDDFNNDGFLDVIVSSWLPTYNLRYFINNGDGTFTEKTETAGIQKETGGLNIIQADYNNDGFLDVFVLRGAWMGTLGKHPNSLLRNNGDNTFTDVTIEASLLSYHPTQTATWADFNNDGWIDLFIGNESEKDDINPSELYINNKDGTFSNQTSSAGLTVSTAQEPYFVKGVTSGDFNNDGWVDLYVSTLQPSSKNLLFINQGIDETGNISFIESGADLGLDENISSFPTWSFDYNNDGWMDIFVAGYERSGFYTIVPDVVKEFLGESNRAETMRLYKNNEGVFSDVSAEVGLNRIGYAMGANYGDLDNDGYPDIYLSTGEVNFESIIPNRVFRNNAGEQFQDVTTAGGFGHIQKGHAVSFSDIDNDGDQDIHVVMGGAYEGDNFFNSVYINPYQDENNWITLKLEGTRANRAGIGSKIEIIVEEEGAKRSIFHTVGSGGSFGSSTLRAQIGLGKASKINQVKVLWAGSGTKQLFRNLRLNTFYKITEDKGEAERLDIQPIELQ, from the coding sequence ATGCCCGAGCTTCTAAAAGAAACAGCCGATAATCAGTTTTTTATATCAGATAATATTTATGCATCCACAGTAAGAATCGCCTATTTCGATAGTCTATCCAAAGTAGGCCCTGAAAATCAAAAAGAACGCTATCAGCTTAAAAAAGCAGATGTATTGCTTTATGCGGGCAGGACAAAAGAGGCGATCAATATATTAGAAAATTTAAGGAAAAAGAGTGAAAATGGTGCTTTACGGTATAAATTAGAGGCCTATGAAGAAGAAAAGATAGGGCCGCAGTTAGCACTTGCCTATATGCGATTGGGGGAACAACAAAATTGCATACATCATCATGATGCTTCAGCATCCTGCATTATTCCAATTAAGCCAGAAGGCTATCACCAGGTTCCGGAGGGTTCGAGAAAGGCTATTAGTTTATATGAGGAATTCCTGAAACAGAATTCTCATGATTATAATAGTCGCTGGCTATTAAATATTGCTTATATGACCCTGGGAGAATATCCTGAAGGTGTTCCGGAAAAATGGTTGATTCCGGAAAGTGCGTTCGAATCGGAATTTCCATTGAAGAAGTTTGAAGACGTAGCTCCAAAATTAGGACTTAATGTTAATGAATTATCTGGAGGCGGTATAGTAGATGATTTTAATAATGATGGGTTTTTAGACGTAATAGTTTCCAGCTGGCTCCCTACTTATAATTTACGCTATTTTATAAATAATGGGGATGGTACTTTTACAGAAAAAACCGAAACTGCAGGTATTCAAAAAGAAACAGGAGGTTTGAATATAATACAAGCCGACTACAATAATGATGGTTTTCTGGATGTATTTGTTTTACGAGGCGCCTGGATGGGAACTTTAGGCAAACACCCCAATTCCCTTTTAAGAAATAACGGTGATAATACTTTTACAGACGTTACTATTGAAGCCAGTTTACTTTCTTATCATCCCACCCAGACCGCAACCTGGGCCGATTTTAACAATGATGGATGGATAGATCTATTCATAGGCAATGAATCGGAAAAAGATGATATAAATCCTTCTGAATTATATATTAATAACAAAGATGGTACTTTTTCTAACCAAACTTCCAGCGCAGGACTTACTGTTAGCACCGCTCAGGAACCTTATTTTGTAAAGGGAGTAACCAGTGGAGATTTTAATAATGATGGATGGGTAGATTTATATGTCTCAACGCTTCAGCCCTCAAGTAAGAATTTATTATTTATAAACCAGGGGATTGATGAAACAGGTAACATTAGTTTTATAGAATCTGGAGCCGATTTGGGATTAGATGAGAATATATCGAGTTTCCCTACCTGGTCTTTCGACTATAATAACGACGGATGGATGGATATCTTTGTAGCAGGATATGAAAGGAGTGGTTTTTATACCATTGTGCCAGATGTGGTTAAAGAATTTCTAGGAGAATCAAATAGAGCAGAAACCATGCGACTTTATAAAAACAATGAGGGCGTATTTTCTGATGTTTCTGCTGAAGTTGGATTGAATAGAATAGGCTATGCTATGGGTGCCAATTATGGTGATCTAGACAACGATGGGTATCCAGATATTTATTTAAGCACCGGTGAAGTAAATTTCGAATCGATTATTCCCAACAGGGTTTTCAGAAATAATGCTGGAGAACAATTTCAGGATGTTACTACTGCAGGAGGATTTGGACATATTCAAAAAGGTCATGCGGTCTCATTTTCCGATATTGATAACGATGGAGATCAGGATATTCATGTTGTTATGGGTGGAGCCTACGAAGGAGATAACTTTTTTAATTCAGTTTATATAAATCCCTATCAGGATGAAAATAACTGGATTACACTAAAACTAGAAGGGACAAGGGCGAATAGGGCAGGTATTGGTAGCAAAATCGAGATTATAGTTGAGGAAGAAGGTGCTAAACGGTCTATATTCCATACTGTAGGTTCAGGAGGGAGTTTCGGCAGTTCTACTTTAAGAGCACAAATAGGATTAGGCAAGGCATCAAAGATAAACCAGGTTAAAGTGCTTTGGGCTGGCAGTGGTACCAAGCAGTTGTTCAGAAACCTGAGGTTGAATACGTTCTATAAAATTACAGAAGATAAAGGAGAAGCAGAAAGATTGGACATTCAGCCAATTGAATTACAGTAA
- a CDS encoding DUF5597 domain-containing protein: MKRILFLPLFILFFQVYGVLAQEQIPHLKQVGNKYQLVVEEKPFLMLAGELGNSTGTTMESMEPVWPRLKELNLNTVLLPIYWELFEPEEGKYDYQLIEDLILEARKHDLKLVVLWFGAWKNSMSSHVPSWVKLDQKRFPRAISKEGELQEILTPFSDNNLRADLKAYQNLLRFIKEVDNSQQTVILMQPENEIGMLPSARDHHPLANQKFKEKVPGDLMDYMVKNKGTLNSEFSKIWKNNGSKMNGSWEEIFGKGLHTDEIFMAYYFARFVDKVTEAGKKEYPLPAYVNAALNRPDVKPGDYPSAGPLPHILDVWKAASPNIDFYAPDFYNPRFKHWNDLYVRQGNPLFIPEHNFDNTVAAKALFAIGHYEALGFAPFSVEQLPDEPLTPKEQKLAQVYEIVHQIKPILEANKGQNRIEGVLLDKEVNEMTFRLGDYEFTAEHTFNLGWEPNSGEDIWEPAAAIIVQTADNEFFYAGYGVSLKMKNLEKPNSRIGILKTDRGYFEEGKWKVFQHLNGDQTHQGRHIRSFIDDASIQRFTLYEYK; the protein is encoded by the coding sequence ATGAAAAGAATTTTATTTCTTCCCTTGTTTATATTATTTTTTCAGGTTTATGGTGTGTTAGCACAGGAACAAATTCCTCACTTAAAACAAGTTGGGAATAAATACCAGCTGGTGGTCGAGGAAAAACCCTTTCTAATGCTGGCAGGAGAACTTGGAAATTCTACAGGGACTACTATGGAATCTATGGAGCCGGTTTGGCCCAGGCTTAAAGAGTTAAATCTCAATACTGTTTTACTGCCCATTTATTGGGAGTTATTTGAACCTGAGGAAGGAAAATATGATTACCAGTTAATAGAAGATTTAATTCTGGAAGCAAGAAAACATGATCTCAAACTGGTAGTCCTTTGGTTTGGTGCCTGGAAGAATAGCATGTCTAGTCACGTACCATCCTGGGTGAAATTAGATCAGAAGCGATTTCCACGCGCTATAAGTAAAGAAGGGGAGTTACAGGAGATTCTCACACCTTTTTCCGATAATAATTTAAGGGCAGATTTAAAGGCATATCAGAACCTGCTTAGGTTCATTAAAGAAGTAGATAACTCACAACAAACAGTAATCTTAATGCAGCCTGAAAATGAAATCGGAATGCTACCATCAGCAAGAGATCATCATCCTTTGGCAAACCAGAAGTTTAAGGAAAAAGTCCCTGGGGATCTCATGGATTACATGGTTAAGAATAAAGGGACATTAAATTCTGAATTTTCTAAAATATGGAAGAATAATGGTTCTAAGATGAATGGTAGCTGGGAAGAAATCTTTGGAAAAGGACTGCATACAGATGAAATTTTCATGGCTTATTATTTTGCTCGCTTTGTTGATAAGGTAACTGAAGCTGGAAAAAAAGAATATCCATTACCCGCTTATGTCAATGCGGCACTCAATCGTCCCGATGTAAAGCCGGGAGATTATCCAAGCGCTGGGCCGCTTCCTCATATTCTTGATGTATGGAAGGCAGCATCTCCTAATATCGATTTCTACGCTCCCGATTTTTATAACCCGAGGTTTAAACACTGGAACGATTTGTATGTGAGACAGGGGAACCCTTTGTTTATTCCGGAGCATAATTTTGATAATACCGTAGCAGCAAAAGCCCTCTTCGCCATTGGGCATTATGAGGCCCTAGGATTTGCTCCATTCTCTGTGGAACAATTACCCGATGAGCCATTAACTCCAAAAGAACAAAAGCTGGCTCAGGTTTATGAAATAGTTCACCAAATAAAACCGATTTTAGAAGCAAACAAAGGGCAAAACCGAATAGAGGGGGTTTTATTAGATAAGGAAGTAAATGAAATGACATTTAGATTGGGGGACTATGAATTTACCGCAGAGCATACCTTTAATTTAGGTTGGGAACCCAATTCGGGTGAGGATATTTGGGAGCCAGCTGCAGCAATTATTGTTCAAACAGCTGATAATGAGTTTTTCTATGCGGGATATGGCGTTTCTCTAAAGATGAAAAACCTGGAAAAACCTAATTCCCGGATAGGAATTTTAAAAACAGATCGCGGATATTTTGAAGAAGGAAAATGGAAGGTTTTTCAGCATTTAAATGGAGATCAAACCCATCAGGGAAGGCACATTCGTTCTTTTATTGATGATGCTTCTATACAGAGGTTTACTTTATATGAGTATAAATAA
- a CDS encoding site-specific integrase, producing MATIRAVLRKKKNSENKFPIAIRITKDRKSTFLGTGQYIEEKYWDKTNRCVRKKHPNANYINNFIISKIAEANKKVLEAESSEEYQNVRSIKRKITQNKKVDFFEIADKHLENLKNRNRHHQYDTEVGRLKKLKKFIKKNELGFNEITVSLLKKFEAYLLHDKKRSPRTVVNYLILIRTIYNLAISESLVDRGMYPFGKGKIQIKIPETQKIGLNLKEIQRLENAADLTEPQQKAVHVWLISFYFAGIRVGDVLKLKWSDFNDGRLMYRMNKNSKLVTLKTPEKAEAIFKQYRKKDSLQDLIFDYLKDTDLSDTHRVSIRTQSVNRNLNRLLKRVASKLEIKKKMSMHIARHSFGNISGDKIPIQMLQKLYRHSSVTTTINYQANFIHKEADEALDSVINF from the coding sequence ATGGCAACCATTAGAGCAGTTTTACGCAAAAAAAAGAACTCAGAAAATAAATTTCCGATAGCAATTAGGATCACAAAAGACAGAAAAAGTACGTTTCTGGGTACCGGTCAATATATTGAAGAAAAATACTGGGATAAAACAAATAGGTGTGTGAGGAAAAAACATCCTAATGCCAATTACATCAACAATTTTATTATATCGAAAATTGCCGAAGCAAATAAGAAAGTTCTCGAAGCTGAAAGCAGTGAAGAATACCAAAACGTTAGATCCATAAAAAGGAAAATCACACAGAATAAAAAAGTCGATTTTTTTGAAATTGCAGATAAGCATCTGGAAAATTTAAAAAACAGGAATCGACATCATCAATATGATACTGAGGTAGGTCGCTTAAAAAAGCTAAAAAAATTTATAAAGAAAAACGAATTAGGTTTTAATGAGATAACTGTTTCACTTCTTAAAAAATTTGAAGCCTATTTACTTCATGATAAAAAGCGTTCACCGCGTACGGTAGTGAACTATCTGATTTTAATACGAACTATTTACAATCTTGCCATATCTGAATCTTTAGTTGACAGAGGTATGTATCCCTTCGGAAAAGGAAAAATTCAGATCAAAATTCCAGAAACCCAGAAAATTGGTTTAAACCTTAAAGAGATACAACGCCTGGAAAATGCCGCCGATCTGACAGAACCTCAGCAAAAAGCCGTGCATGTATGGCTTATCAGTTTTTATTTTGCCGGGATCAGGGTAGGTGATGTATTAAAATTAAAATGGTCAGATTTTAATGATGGAAGGTTAATGTACCGAATGAACAAAAACAGTAAATTGGTAACCCTTAAAACACCAGAAAAGGCTGAGGCTATATTCAAACAGTATCGAAAGAAAGATTCCCTACAGGATTTGATTTTTGATTATCTCAAAGACACAGACCTATCAGATACCCATAGAGTTTCTATTAGAACCCAAAGTGTAAACAGAAACCTAAACCGGCTCCTAAAAAGGGTGGCATCAAAACTAGAGATTAAGAAAAAAATGAGCATGCATATCGCCCGTCACAGCTTCGGGAATATTTCTGGCGATAAAATTCCAATTCAAATGTTACAAAAACTCTACCGCCATTCCTCGGTAACTACCACCATAAATTATCAAGCGAATTTTATTCATAAAGAAGCTGATGAGGCTTTGGATAGTGTCATCAATTTTTAG
- a CDS encoding M48 family metallopeptidase encodes MPEYKDISYALKRSKRKTSSIYIERDGSISVMVPENLSDTQVEDMLEKKRFQIYKHLADWEDANYNRVYREFVSGEGFYYLGRSYKLEIVNEQEVPLKLKNGQFQLRKKDLSKAKEVFKEFYREKGKTKILERVKFWQEKIGVAPKEVKIMELQNRWGSCTSQGNVNFHWKTIMAPLTIIDYIIAHELTHLIHPNHSEAFWNELDKVMPDYHRHKSWLKLNGAGMDL; translated from the coding sequence ATGCCTGAGTATAAAGACATATCCTACGCCTTAAAACGCAGTAAGCGTAAAACCTCTAGTATTTATATTGAGAGGGATGGGAGCATTTCGGTTATGGTACCCGAAAACCTGAGCGATACTCAGGTGGAAGATATGCTGGAGAAAAAACGCTTCCAGATCTACAAACACCTGGCCGATTGGGAAGATGCTAATTACAACCGTGTTTACCGGGAATTTGTTAGTGGTGAAGGTTTCTATTATTTGGGCAGATCTTATAAGTTGGAGATTGTTAATGAGCAGGAAGTTCCTCTTAAACTTAAAAATGGTCAATTCCAGTTGCGAAAAAAAGATCTGTCAAAGGCCAAAGAAGTTTTTAAAGAATTTTATCGCGAGAAAGGAAAAACAAAGATTCTGGAAAGAGTAAAATTCTGGCAGGAAAAAATAGGGGTAGCCCCAAAAGAAGTTAAGATTATGGAACTGCAAAACCGCTGGGGCTCCTGTACATCTCAGGGCAATGTGAATTTCCACTGGAAAACCATAATGGCGCCTCTAACGATAATAGACTATATCATTGCTCACGAATTAACCCATTTAATCCATCCAAACCATTCTGAAGCATTCTGGAACGAGCTGGACAAAGTAATGCCAGATTACCACCGGCATAAATCCTGGCTTAAATTAAATGGGGCAGGAATGGATTTGTAA